Within the Pagrus major chromosome 4, Pma_NU_1.0 genome, the region TTGAAAAGCAGCAGCCAGGCCCGAGCATCTCGAGTGGAGGCCGAACAGAGGAAGATGAGCCTGCATGGTGCCAGTGGAGGCTGTGAACGCTCACGTGACCGCCGCCGCTCCAGCGATCGCTCCAGGGACTCCTCACACGAGAGAGAAGGCCAACTCACCCCCTGCATTCGCAACGTCACCTCACCCACCCGCCAGCACAACAGCGGTGAGTGTGCATGGAAAGAATAGAGGGCTTATATGGATGTCATGTAAGGTCCACAGCTCTTGGCAGCTACTGTTGAGAACAGCTGACTGCATTTATCAACTTACAGCTTAGACATGTTATATATCTCTGCTGTTTTAGGCTGTAAATGGAGCAAGTCAGCACTAATCcacctgtttgtgtttaagCCAAGCTAAGTAGTTTGCTTGTCTGGATGTAATACACATGTTCTGAGTAGGGCCTTTTCCATTCTGGCTGTTTTAGATCACCATAAATCAAATGGATGCCAAAGATGGTTTGCTCAATAATGTTTCACATGAATACCAAAGAAACTGTCAATCATTCAGTCTCTACTTTTTCTGATGGGATGTCgttctgcctgtctgtctgtagacCGTGAACGAGATGGTGGCCCATCATCGAGGCCTAGTAGTCCTCGGCCTCAGAGAGTTTCTCCGAGTGGCTCCAGCAGCAGCGGGGTGGTGAGCAGCCGCAACAGCAGCCTGTCCAGCACTGAAGGCACCTTCAAAAGCTTGGGAGTTGGAGAAATGGTGTTTGTCTACGAGAATCCCAAGGAGGGAGGAGCATGTGCCACCGTCGGAAACCGAAACATTCGGACCTCAGAAAGAGTCACTCTGATTGTTGACAACACACGCTTTGTAGTCGATCCTTCCATCTTCACTGCACAACCCAACACCATGTTGGGCAGGTACTATTATTTGTCTTTGCTCATTATAGCCACATCAACTTATAGTCTTTTAATAATAACTAGTAATGTATACATTAAATGACTGCATAGAAATGTATAAATGttggattttcattttctctgtttcaaaGATTGAACCAAAACTTCTTTATTTCAGAATGTTTGGATCTGGAAGAGAACATAATTTCACACGGCCCAACGAGAAGGGGGAGTACGAGGTGGCTGAGGGCATTAGCTCAACAGTTTTTCGAGCAATTCTGGtcagtttctctttttatatCAGTGATGGTAGACTACAAATTAGACACATTTTACAGTACAACATTACAattcaacagcagcacaaactaCTTTACAGCCACCAAAAAGTCTATACATTAAGCATCACCCCTCTTTGGTAGTGTCAACAAAAGATGAGcattataaccttcatgaagAAGGGATTCATAGCAGGGCTGTTTTGTGTTGCCTGCATTACATTCAGCCATGGACATCTAAGAGACTGACTGCTGATTGTACATGCACTGATGTTTAAAGTGCTTGACAAACTTAAATAAGCAACCTCAATTATTATTGGccaattataaaaaaaaacataaagtggTAAAAAGGTTAGACTTTGTGTTAAAACTACAAACTAGAGCTGGCTCTAAAATATGGTGGTTTGGCAGAGTAGtaatttcataatgtttaaaCATACTTTActctccagagagagagagagacctgagACAACACAATTTTTAATCGGACCTGTCAGGCGCACTGGTGCGTCCGATGAAAATGTTTAGCCTTTGACAGATCTTTGGGAGCATGTGCAACCAAAATAGTTGTACCCTGGAGCCCTGATACTGCATATTAACCGTCTTAAAACTTGAGTCTTATTTCCTGGCTGACTGCATGTTACCCTTGGCCTGCTGACAACCCGCCTTGTAACAGTTTGACAGATTGAgtaattaatgtgttttgtaacaAGTCTCACCTGCTGAACTCTAAATCTTCCATTAGATGGCAAAATGTTATACTGAAGTAAGATCCTGTTACATAGTTGAATCTCATGATCTTTTATTGAAATCTTCAAGCGTTTGTTAAGTCTGGGCACTtgattttttaaagtatttcttAATGTTTTGAGTCAACGGATTAACGCAGTGTTTGAAATGACTACCTTCTATGTGATTTCTGTGTAATTGACAGGATTACTACAAATCTGGGATAATCCGCTGTCCTGATGGAATCTCCATCCCTGAGTTGCGGGAGGCGTGTGACTATCTATGCATCTCCTTCGACTACAGCACCATCAAATGCAGAGACCTCAGTGAGTATTACCTCTGGGGCGCTGAAGCGGATAGTGTTACCCATTAATGGTGGCAGTTTGAGTCAGCGCGAACAAAAACCTGCCTTGTCACTTTAAGCCTCTATAGcctaacagaaaacaaaacatggcaagCAGAAAATAAAGCACATAATCATGAATCTATTCTATTATaggttgaaatgtttttttatatccTCTAAGGCTTTGCACAAGTTCAACTCGTGGGGGACAGTTTAAAGAGGTTCACATCTTCAAACTGATCATCTCAATCTCCTTTACTCTCAGGTGCCCTGATGCACGAGCTTTCCAATGACGGAGCTCGGCGACAATTTGAGTTTTACCTGGAGGAAATGGTTCTGCCTTTGATGGTGGCCAGTGCCCAGAGTGGAGAGAGGGAATGTCACATTGTAGTCCttactgatgatgatgtggtTGACTGGGATGAAGAATATCCACCACAGATGGGAGAAGAGTATTCGCAGAGTGAGTACACACTAGTACAAAATAGAGACACACAGGTCTGCACATACATGAAAGACAGATATTTGATTAATAAATGCTGTTTTGATTTGTTCTCTTTGCAGTCATCTACagcacaaaactgtacagatttTTCAAGTATATTGAGAACCGAGATGTTGCCAAATCAGTCTTAAAGGAGAGGGgattaaagaaaataagacTGGGCATTGAAGGTAAGTTGAAGCCTCTAATTATAAATATAGGCGTTTTTAATCTGTCTTGTCAGTGGAGTGAGCTTCTAGTGAAATGCTTATTATTCAGACAAGTCACAGATTGAGATGCTGAAAGGAAAACCTCTGACTCATAAATCAATCCAGTGGTTTCATTAATAGCACTGCAGAATACTACATTTAAAGTAGTGTTTATTTTAGGCAGCAAGGCTTTCATGAGACAACTGTCATCCAGTATAAAGGCAAAGGGAAGATGCATTAAAGACAGATTTGTCTGTTGCAGATTGGGTATGgcaagaaaaatattaatatgcattaaaaaaagCATCAGTTATTTAGAGTCTGACCCCAAATGGGTGAAAGTGATAGAGGAGGAGTCAAACATCCACAGTAATGATGTAatgttgtattaaaaaaatcctgtttcATGGTGTGATTGGGCCTAGTGTGCTACTTAAAGATGCTAGTCGTAATGGACAGAAGTAGACAAAACTTTATCTAATTTGTAAATACAGGAAATGTTGAGACATACAATTCTGTTTCATGTATTGCAATATTTAAGGCATATAGTTATCCccccaagtgtgtgtgtgtgagtgcgttaTATGATTGGATAAAGATGTCTAAAGATAATGCTTTTATCTTTCCTTGTTCAATGTAATAAGTTTCTGCTGGTGCTGCTTCCCTTAACCAATGCATGGCTTAAAACTGATCGGTTAACAGGTGAAAATGACAAGTGAACTGATTAGAAAGTAActtaattttctttaatttggaGTTACCAACCAGATCCAAAATAAATCCAGACGTTAAAACCCAACTCttgtcacagtgaaaatataaattagaACTACTTCTAAGCACTGAAATCTCTTTAGTATATTGAGCACTTCTCCTACTGGTTAATCAGCTCTTGTCCTATGATTCTAGTGTTTTTGTATTCGAGTGAACAAGACTCAATAACAAACTGTGTTAATGACTCGTCTACACTGTTCCTTCACAGGCTATCCTACATATAAAGAGAAGGTCAAAAAACGACCAGGAGGTCGTCCAGAGGTCATTTACAACTACGTCCAGAGGCCCTTCATCCGCATGTCCTGGGAAAAGGAAGAGGGTAAAAGTCGCCATGTGGACTTCCAGTGTGTTAAGTCAAAGTCCATTACCAACCTGGCGGCGGCAGCAGCTGACATCCCCCAGGACCAGCTGGTGGTGATGCACCCTGGCCCCCAAGTGGATGAACTGGACATCCTGCCTAATCACCCACCCAGTGGGAATCACTACAGCAACAACTACTCCAATGAGCCTGACCCTGATGCACCTTCACCTGC harbors:
- the btbd10b gene encoding BTB/POZ domain-containing protein 10 isoform X1 → MAASLQSYDSNSSDTENWERKATSRPRKLCKHSSSSQARASRVEAEQRKMSLHGASGGCERSRDRRRSSDRSRDSSHEREGQLTPCIRNVTSPTRQHNSDRERDGGPSSRPSSPRPQRVSPSGSSSSGVVSSRNSSLSSTEGTFKSLGVGEMVFVYENPKEGGACATVGNRNIRTSERVTLIVDNTRFVVDPSIFTAQPNTMLGRMFGSGREHNFTRPNEKGEYEVAEGISSTVFRAILDYYKSGIIRCPDGISIPELREACDYLCISFDYSTIKCRDLSALMHELSNDGARRQFEFYLEEMVLPLMVASAQSGERECHIVVLTDDDVVDWDEEYPPQMGEEYSQIIYSTKLYRFFKYIENRDVAKSVLKERGLKKIRLGIEGYPTYKEKVKKRPGGRPEVIYNYVQRPFIRMSWEKEEGKSRHVDFQCVKSKSITNLAAAAADIPQDQLVVMHPGPQVDELDILPNHPPSGNHYSNNYSNEPDPDAPSPAV
- the btbd10b gene encoding BTB/POZ domain-containing protein 10 isoform X2, giving the protein MAASLQSYDSNSSDTENWERKATSRPRKLCKHSSSQARASRVEAEQRKMSLHGASGGCERSRDRRRSSDRSRDSSHEREGQLTPCIRNVTSPTRQHNSDRERDGGPSSRPSSPRPQRVSPSGSSSSGVVSSRNSSLSSTEGTFKSLGVGEMVFVYENPKEGGACATVGNRNIRTSERVTLIVDNTRFVVDPSIFTAQPNTMLGRMFGSGREHNFTRPNEKGEYEVAEGISSTVFRAILDYYKSGIIRCPDGISIPELREACDYLCISFDYSTIKCRDLSALMHELSNDGARRQFEFYLEEMVLPLMVASAQSGERECHIVVLTDDDVVDWDEEYPPQMGEEYSQIIYSTKLYRFFKYIENRDVAKSVLKERGLKKIRLGIEGYPTYKEKVKKRPGGRPEVIYNYVQRPFIRMSWEKEEGKSRHVDFQCVKSKSITNLAAAAADIPQDQLVVMHPGPQVDELDILPNHPPSGNHYSNNYSNEPDPDAPSPAV
- the btbd10b gene encoding BTB/POZ domain-containing protein 10 isoform X3, which encodes MSLHGASGGCERSRDRRRSSDRSRDSSHEREGQLTPCIRNVTSPTRQHNSDRERDGGPSSRPSSPRPQRVSPSGSSSSGVVSSRNSSLSSTEGTFKSLGVGEMVFVYENPKEGGACATVGNRNIRTSERVTLIVDNTRFVVDPSIFTAQPNTMLGRMFGSGREHNFTRPNEKGEYEVAEGISSTVFRAILDYYKSGIIRCPDGISIPELREACDYLCISFDYSTIKCRDLSALMHELSNDGARRQFEFYLEEMVLPLMVASAQSGERECHIVVLTDDDVVDWDEEYPPQMGEEYSQIIYSTKLYRFFKYIENRDVAKSVLKERGLKKIRLGIEGYPTYKEKVKKRPGGRPEVIYNYVQRPFIRMSWEKEEGKSRHVDFQCVKSKSITNLAAAAADIPQDQLVVMHPGPQVDELDILPNHPPSGNHYSNNYSNEPDPDAPSPAV